One stretch of Paenibacillus sp. FSL R5-0341 DNA includes these proteins:
- the addA gene encoding helicase-exonuclease AddAB subunit AddA: MTNMPKPEGSFWSDDQWSAISESGEDILVAAAAGSGKTAVLVERIIRKIADPSQGFSVDRLLVATFTKAAAAEMKQRIREALERALEEQPGEEHLRKQLSLLGRASITTLHSFCMEVIRRYYQQIPLNPAFRILNENEAEIMRQELLEELFEEKYGEEDEGSTFRELVDWFSGERNDDAMHRLVQRLYDFSRSHSWPDHWLSEMASAFQVESVEALGHSAWVQSILRDAALALSGAAGLLRQGIHISMQPEGPAPYSDTLKEDLLMVEELLSAVQVIPWERLPEVFQPAAFGKLKPCKKDQTDPALQDQVKELREAAKKAVTDLKGSLFGRTAFSFWQELEQAAPLMQELSRLVSTFGERYRQAKLERGQVDFSDLEHYCLHILRHEDSTPELSMPSDAAMEYRSRFDEVLLDEYQDTNTVQEDIVKLISRENPGNRFMVGDVKQSIYRFRLAEPGLFMNKYRQYGASTRENVNDEDRLHRTGQRIDLARNFRSRAEVVHSVNMIFRQLMNEGVAEIAYDERAQLAYGATFPSETLGDEAYTPELMLIDRQGGGPDLTESTDENGDSSVSAELESAELETAQLEARAIARRIREMVGDTDKPALHVYDKALKAMRPARYGDMVILLRSTLMWAPLMIEEFRQQGIPAGGEQSKGYFQATEVEIMMSLLQLVDNPRQDIPLASVLRSPIVGLDEEELAQIRLGDKRQSFYDAVISAAGEWGDTSTNAVQQSRQDNHPDSNIVQLQWPEAWSEMEQGQRETAASVEAEILDDVHEFDVHRDGVQDAGFTGQASEDMDITEISGSELQQKLIRFMRQLQQWRLEARQGSLSELIWRMYRETGYLDWVGGLPGGLQRQSNLKALYDRARQYEESTANRGLFRFLTYVSRLRENGGDLGTVASSSGEQDNAVRIMTIHRSKGLEFPIVFVGGISKMFNQQDLNAPFLMHKELGFGPRFVDRENRVAYPTLANLAIRRRAQFELLAEEMRVLYVALTRPKEKMILLGTVKDASKKALAWSQVKDSPELALPDYLLAAGRSYLDWIGPSLMRHPDAAVLRELAGSNDSFSACLADDQSRWAISIVSADQVSRDHVVDQTLGEEDGMTEVRKERIAALKAVQPVNLVISATVEELTKSAQDTANQNIGDEGADTVALQQVETRLIREVDQRLSWTYPYEAATQVAASTSVTELKTLLAMQDIQSVEVMEELGEQSETLLNHNTPGSNYTKDEAGHVLRGVSGESNERETGSGSDSNGTVNVSDAGSAGTSFKLHLRRPKFMGEKQLTGTERGTVYHTLMQHLPVDESAIDSQLIEQTTQRLVELQILLPHHVEAIELEELVGFFDTEPGKELMRAAWVKREIPFVYGLPAHQSPVEWLHVQSTQSEIQTVDEENKMQATIEDETVLVRGIIDCLYEVDGELVLLDYKTDRVLDHRGGLRTLTENYGFQLELYGRAIEDILGRKVDRKWLYFFDGGHAVKL; the protein is encoded by the coding sequence ATGACGAATATGCCAAAACCGGAAGGTAGCTTCTGGAGTGATGACCAATGGAGTGCCATCTCCGAAAGCGGAGAAGACATTCTGGTTGCCGCAGCGGCGGGATCAGGCAAGACAGCCGTGCTGGTTGAACGAATTATTCGCAAGATTGCAGATCCCTCCCAAGGATTCAGTGTGGATCGCTTGCTTGTAGCTACATTTACCAAAGCGGCTGCCGCCGAGATGAAACAACGTATTCGGGAAGCGCTGGAACGTGCGCTTGAAGAACAGCCTGGGGAAGAACATTTGCGTAAGCAGCTGTCCCTGCTTGGGCGGGCATCTATTACAACATTGCATTCATTCTGTATGGAAGTCATTCGCCGGTACTATCAGCAAATTCCGTTGAACCCGGCTTTCCGTATCCTGAATGAAAATGAAGCGGAAATCATGCGCCAGGAACTACTTGAAGAACTATTTGAGGAAAAGTACGGTGAAGAAGATGAAGGTAGTACATTCCGCGAATTGGTGGACTGGTTCAGTGGAGAACGAAACGATGATGCCATGCATCGACTTGTGCAACGGTTGTATGATTTCTCCCGCAGTCACTCCTGGCCGGATCATTGGCTCTCAGAGATGGCATCCGCTTTTCAGGTGGAAAGTGTGGAGGCGCTTGGACATTCAGCATGGGTTCAGAGTATTTTGCGTGATGCGGCTCTTGCTTTAAGTGGTGCAGCAGGACTGCTCCGTCAAGGTATCCATATTTCCATGCAGCCAGAAGGTCCGGCACCTTATTCAGATACGTTAAAAGAAGACCTGTTGATGGTAGAAGAGCTGTTGTCTGCGGTCCAAGTTATTCCATGGGAAAGGTTGCCAGAAGTGTTTCAACCCGCTGCATTCGGCAAACTGAAACCCTGCAAAAAAGATCAGACGGACCCAGCTTTACAGGATCAGGTGAAGGAACTCCGTGAGGCTGCGAAAAAGGCAGTGACCGACCTGAAAGGTTCATTGTTCGGAAGAACTGCGTTTTCGTTCTGGCAGGAACTGGAGCAGGCGGCACCACTCATGCAGGAACTGTCGAGGCTGGTTAGTACATTTGGAGAACGTTATCGACAGGCCAAACTGGAACGTGGGCAAGTTGACTTCAGTGATCTGGAGCATTACTGCCTTCACATTTTGCGACATGAGGATTCGACGCCTGAACTGTCGATGCCTTCCGACGCGGCTATGGAGTACCGTTCGCGATTCGATGAAGTGTTGCTCGATGAATATCAGGACACCAATACGGTTCAGGAAGATATCGTGAAGCTGATCTCGAGAGAAAACCCGGGTAACCGATTCATGGTAGGTGATGTCAAACAGAGTATCTACCGTTTCCGGTTGGCTGAGCCGGGTCTGTTTATGAACAAGTATCGTCAATATGGAGCGAGCACACGTGAGAACGTAAATGATGAAGATCGTCTGCATCGTACAGGTCAACGTATTGATCTTGCGCGGAATTTCCGCAGTCGAGCGGAAGTTGTGCATTCGGTTAACATGATATTCCGGCAACTCATGAACGAAGGCGTAGCAGAGATTGCTTACGATGAACGAGCTCAACTGGCATATGGGGCTACGTTCCCGTCAGAGACGCTTGGCGATGAGGCATATACACCTGAGCTCATGCTAATTGATCGTCAGGGCGGTGGTCCTGATCTGACAGAGAGTACGGATGAGAACGGGGATTCATCGGTCTCCGCAGAACTGGAGAGTGCCGAACTTGAAACGGCCCAGTTGGAAGCGCGGGCGATCGCGAGGCGGATTCGTGAGATGGTTGGGGATACGGACAAACCTGCCCTCCATGTATATGACAAAGCCCTGAAAGCGATGCGACCGGCACGTTACGGTGACATGGTCATCTTGCTGCGTTCAACCTTGATGTGGGCTCCGCTCATGATTGAGGAATTCAGGCAGCAGGGAATTCCTGCTGGAGGGGAGCAGAGCAAGGGCTACTTCCAGGCTACGGAAGTGGAAATCATGATGTCTCTGCTTCAGCTTGTTGATAATCCAAGGCAGGATATCCCGCTCGCTTCCGTGCTTCGTTCCCCGATTGTAGGACTGGATGAAGAAGAACTGGCACAGATTCGGCTCGGTGACAAAAGACAGTCATTCTACGATGCAGTTATATCGGCTGCTGGAGAATGGGGCGATACTTCCACTAATGCCGTACAACAATCCCGGCAGGATAATCATCCTGATTCCAATATCGTCCAGTTGCAGTGGCCGGAAGCTTGGTCAGAGATGGAACAAGGACAGCGGGAAACAGCAGCTTCTGTTGAGGCAGAGATTCTGGACGATGTACACGAATTCGATGTGCATAGAGATGGAGTTCAAGATGCTGGTTTTACTGGACAGGCAAGCGAAGATATGGACATAACGGAGATTTCAGGCTCGGAGCTGCAGCAAAAGTTAATTCGTTTTATGCGTCAATTGCAGCAGTGGAGACTTGAGGCAAGACAAGGCAGTTTAAGTGAACTGATCTGGCGTATGTATCGGGAAACCGGTTATTTGGACTGGGTTGGTGGTCTTCCAGGAGGACTGCAACGTCAAAGTAATCTTAAGGCATTGTACGATCGCGCACGACAATATGAGGAATCAACTGCGAATCGCGGCTTGTTCCGTTTCCTGACCTATGTTTCCAGACTGCGGGAAAACGGGGGAGACCTCGGGACTGTAGCAAGTAGCTCTGGTGAGCAGGACAACGCCGTACGGATCATGACGATTCACCGGAGTAAAGGTTTGGAGTTTCCAATTGTCTTTGTCGGTGGCATATCCAAGATGTTCAATCAGCAGGATCTGAACGCACCGTTTCTAATGCATAAGGAACTGGGATTTGGCCCGAGGTTTGTAGATCGTGAAAATCGGGTTGCCTATCCTACATTAGCCAATCTGGCGATTCGTCGTCGTGCGCAATTTGAACTGCTTGCTGAAGAGATGCGTGTGCTGTATGTTGCGTTGACCCGTCCCAAAGAGAAAATGATTCTGCTGGGTACCGTAAAAGATGCCTCGAAAAAAGCGCTGGCGTGGTCTCAGGTCAAGGACAGCCCTGAACTGGCATTGCCAGACTATCTGCTTGCTGCAGGGCGGAGCTACCTGGACTGGATTGGGCCATCCCTGATGAGACATCCAGATGCGGCTGTGCTGCGAGAACTTGCAGGAAGCAATGATTCGTTCTCAGCCTGTCTTGCAGATGATCAATCACGATGGGCGATTTCTATTGTTTCTGCCGATCAGGTGTCTCGTGACCATGTGGTGGATCAGACACTTGGGGAAGAAGACGGGATGACTGAGGTGCGGAAAGAACGAATTGCTGCACTAAAAGCAGTTCAGCCTGTGAATTTGGTTATATCCGCAACTGTAGAAGAGCTGACGAAGAGTGCACAAGATACGGCTAACCAAAACATTGGAGATGAAGGTGCAGATACAGTAGCTCTTCAACAAGTGGAGACACGGCTGATTCGCGAGGTTGATCAACGGCTTTCGTGGACGTACCCCTATGAAGCAGCAACTCAAGTGGCAGCCAGCACATCTGTTACTGAGTTGAAAACGTTACTTGCGATGCAGGACATCCAGTCCGTAGAGGTGATGGAGGAACTGGGAGAACAATCCGAGACATTATTGAATCACAACACCCCAGGAAGCAATTACACCAAAGATGAAGCAGGTCATGTACTACGTGGCGTATCTGGTGAATCTAACGAGCGTGAGACCGGATCAGGGTCAGATTCAAACGGTACGGTTAATGTTTCGGATGCGGGATCTGCGGGTACGTCATTCAAATTGCATCTGCGTCGTCCCAAATTTATGGGAGAGAAGCAATTGACAGGGACAGAGCGGGGGACCGTGTATCATACGTTGATGCAACATCTTCCTGTAGATGAATCGGCCATTGACTCACAGCTTATTGAGCAGACCACTCAGCGATTGGTTGAGCTTCAGATTTTGCTGCCCCACCACGTGGAGGCTATCGAACTCGAAGAGCTGGTCGGATTTTTCGATACAGAACCAGGTAAAGAGCTAATGCGTGCAGCGTGGGTAAAACGGGAGATCCCGTTTGTGTATGGACTTCCGGCACATCAGTCCCCTGTGGAATGGCTACATGTGCAGTCTACGCAATCAGAAATCCAGACTGTAGATGAAGAAAATAAAATGCAGGCCACCATTGAAGATGAAACGGTGTTGGTCCGGGGAATTATTGACTGTCTGTATGAGGTGGACGGTGAGCTTGTGTTGCTCGATTACAAGACGGATCGGGTGTTGGACCATCGCGGTGGACTGCGTACACTTACGGAAAACTATGGCTTCCAGCTGGAGCTGTATGGAAGGGCCATTGAAGATATATTGGGACGGAAAGTTGACCGGAAGTGGCTGTACTTTTTTGATGGTGGACATGCAGTGAAGTTATAA